In Tachysurus fulvidraco isolate hzauxx_2018 chromosome 11, HZAU_PFXX_2.0, whole genome shotgun sequence, one DNA window encodes the following:
- the postnb gene encoding periostin, osteoblast specific factor b isoform X1, whose amino-acid sequence MKLIFAAAFALFALSTFDQVDSSAYDKIVSHSRIRAKKQGPNVCALQHVLGTKKKYFSTCRNWYQGTICGKKATVVYECCPGYMRLDGVNGCPAVAPIDNVYETLGLVNAVTTQQYSALSKLKEEIEGPGSYTFFAPSNEAWDLLDAEIRGALVSNVNIELYNALHYHMANKRLLTKDLKNGLKIKSMYNDLTLYINHYSNGVVTVNCARIIHGNQVATNGVVHVIDRVITAVGNTIQDVLDIEDDLSSLNTVATNAGLFEMLGKPGHFTLFAPTNDAFSKLDKEVLDRLMGNKGALKALFNYHLLDSVQCSEAIMSGTSYETVEGSNIEIGCDGDSLTVNGVKMVLKKDIVTSNGVIHLIDQVLMPDSAKQVMELIDQSQSTFGDMVSELGLAAAMRPQAEYTLLAPLNAAFSDEVLSTDQSLLRIILENHILKKKIVLSQLFNGQRLETLGGKFLRVFVYRTAVCIENACLIRGSKEGHNGALHLMKILLKPAESNMYQILVKRGGFRIFLSLMEAAGLTDLLKQEGEFTLFAPSDEALAGLTERDINILKSDPNALRAILLYHFSKGIFIGGGLESGVTNLLKSLQGTNLKVLSGKDGMKVNSVQVLDSDLMALNGVIHVTNSLLYPEDVPVGSQEFLTLLRRFIKYIQIKYVAGYRFREIPLTFMKRIVMVPEVTKVTRVIEGKPSVTKVTRVIEGGPSVTKVTRVIEGDPSMTKITRVIEGDPSFTKFTRVLEGDPSFTKVTRVVEGDPSFTKVTRVVEGDPSFTKVTRLIEGDPSFTKVTRLIEGEPSLTEVTHVAEGPEILFSSTADMEHNGPQTKFITMDVADAEKLTHTIQDGRRVPGKRVQGVPRRRTRMTIQPKTQ is encoded by the exons ATGAAGCTCATATTTGCAGCTGCCTTTGCACTCTTTGCGCTTTCTACCTTTGACCAGGTAGATTCCTCAGCTTATGATAAAATAGTGAGCCACAGCCGCATAAGGGCAAAGAAGCAAGG GCCGAACGTGTGCGCACTCCAGCATGTGTTGGGAACCAAGAAGAAGTACTTTAGTACTTGCCGTAATTGGTACCAAGGAACCATCTGTGGGAAGAAAGC TACTGTTGTCTATGAGTGCTGTCCAGGATACATGAGGCTGGACGGTGTTAATGGCTGTCCTGCTG TTGCTCCCATTGACAATGTGTATGAGACCCTCGGTCTCGTGAATGCAGTCACCACGCAGCAGTACTCGGCCTTGTCCAAACTAAAGGAGGAGATTGAAGGACCAGGATCTTACACCTTCTTTGCCCCCAGTAACGAAGCTTGGGATCTTTTAGATGCG GAAATAAGAGGTGCTTTGGTGAGCAATGTCAACATCGAGCTGTACAATGCTCTTCACTACCATATGGCTAACAAGCGCCTTCTCACCAAAGACCTGAAGAATGGACTCAAGATCAAGTCTATGTACAATGACCTTACTCTCTACATCAACCACTATTCCAATGGT GTGGTTACTGTCAACTGTGCTCGGATCATTCATGGGAACCAGGTGGCCACCAACGGAGTGGTGCATGTCATTGATCGTGTTATCACTGCTGTGGGCAACACCATTCAGGATGTGCTGGATATTGAGGATGATCTGTCTTCTCTGAAT aCTGTAGCTACTAATGCTGGTCTGTTTGAGATGTTGGGCAAGCCTGGCCACTTCACTCTGTTTGCTCCCACCAACGATGCCTTTTCTAAGCTGGACAAAGAAGTATTGGATAGACTTATGGGTAACAAAGGTGCCCTCAAAG CCCTGTTCAATTACCACCTCTTGGACTCGGTCCAGTGCTCAGAAGCTATCATGAGTGGCACCTCATATGAGACCGTGGAGGGCAGCAACATCGAAATTGGCTGCGATGGAGACAGTCTCACCGTTAATGGTGTCAAGATGGTGCTCAAGAAGGACATTGTCACCAGTAATGGAGTTATCCACCTGATTGATCAGGTGCTCATGCCAGACTCAG CTAAGCAGGTGATGGAGCTGATTGACCAGTCACAGTCTACGTTCGGTGATATGGTGTCCGAACTGGGTCTGGCAGCGGCCATGAGACCGCAGGCCGAGTACACGCTTCTGGCTCCCCTCAACGCAGCCTTCAGTG ACGAGGTCTTGTCCACGGACCAGAGTCTCCTGAGAATCATTCTCGAGAACCACATCCTGAAGAAGAAGATTGTGTTGAGTCAGCTGTTTAATGGCCAGCGTCTGGAGACTCTGGGGGGAAAGTTCCTCCGGGTGTTCGTGTACCGCACG GCTGTGTGCATTGAGAACGCCTGTCTGATCCGAGGAAGCAAAGAGGGACACAACGGCGCTCTCCATCTCATGAAGATTCTGCTCAAACCAGCTGAATCTAACATGTACCAAATACTGGTTAAACGTGGAGGCTTCAG AATCTTTTTGTCTCTGATGGAGGCGGCTGGTCTGACTGATTTGCTGAAGCAGGAGGGAGAATTCACACTGTTTGCTCCAAGCGATGAGGCTCTTGCTGGACTCACTGAAAGAGATATCAACATTCTGAAGA GTGATCCCAATGCCCTCAGAGCCATCCTGCTCTATCACTTCAGCAAAGGTATTTTCATCGGTGGAGGCTTGGAGTCCGGAGTCACTAATCTACTAAAATCTCTTCAAGGCACTAACCTCAAAGTCTTGTCT GGGAAAGATGGCATGAAGGTGAACTCTGTGCAAGTTCTCGACTCTGATCTTATGGCTTTAAACGGAGTCATTCATGTCACCAATAGCCTTCTGTACCCTGAAG ATGTTCCTGTTGGAAGCCAGGAATTCCTCACACTGCTGAGACGGTTCATCAAGTACATTCAGATCAAG TATGTAGCAGGCTACAGATTTAGGGAGATTCCTCTGACATTCATGA AGAGAATCGTCATGG TTCCCGAAGTCACTAAAGTGACCAGAGTCATTGAGGGGAAACCGTCTGTTACAAAAGTTACACGTGTTATCGAGGGAGGACCAAGCGTTACCAAGGTGACAAGAGTCATCGAGGGAGATCCAAGCATGACCAAGATTACGAGGGTCATCGAAGGTGACCCGTCTTTCACCAAATTTACAAGAGTCCTGGAAGGTGACCCGTCTTTCACCAAGGTTACAAGAGTCGTGGAAGGTGACCCGTCTTTCACCAAGGTTACAAGAGTCGTGGAAGGTGACCCGTCTTTCACCAAGGTTACAAGACTCATCGAAGGTGACCCGTCTTTCACCAAGGTTACAAGACTCATCGAAGGGGAGCCTTCTCTTACCGAAGTGACCCACGTTGCTGAAG GTCCTGAGATCTTATTCAGCAGCACTGCCGATATGGAGCACAATG GGCCTCAGACAAAGTTTATTACTATGGATGTTGCAGATGCTGAGAAACTTACCCACACCATTCAGG atgGAAGACGAGTGCCAGGAAAGCGTGTGCAAG GTGTACCCAGAAGGAGAACCAGGATGACTATCCAACCTAAGACTCAGTGA
- the postnb gene encoding periostin, osteoblast specific factor b isoform X2 produces MKLIFAAAFALFALSTFDQVDSSAYDKIVSHSRIRAKKQGPNVCALQHVLGTKKKYFSTCRNWYQGTICGKKATVVYECCPGYMRLDGVNGCPAVAPIDNVYETLGLVNAVTTQQYSALSKLKEEIEGPGSYTFFAPSNEAWDLLDAEIRGALVSNVNIELYNALHYHMANKRLLTKDLKNGLKIKSMYNDLTLYINHYSNGVVTVNCARIIHGNQVATNGVVHVIDRVITAVGNTIQDVLDIEDDLSSLNTVATNAGLFEMLGKPGHFTLFAPTNDAFSKLDKEVLDRLMGNKGALKALFNYHLLDSVQCSEAIMSGTSYETVEGSNIEIGCDGDSLTVNGVKMVLKKDIVTSNGVIHLIDQVLMPDSAKQVMELIDQSQSTFGDMVSELGLAAAMRPQAEYTLLAPLNAAFSDEVLSTDQSLLRIILENHILKKKIVLSQLFNGQRLETLGGKFLRVFVYRTAVCIENACLIRGSKEGHNGALHLMKILLKPAESNMYQILVKRGGFRIFLSLMEAAGLTDLLKQEGEFTLFAPSDEALAGLTERDINILKSDPNALRAILLYHFSKGIFIGGGLESGVTNLLKSLQGTNLKVLSGKDGMKVNSVQVLDSDLMALNGVIHVTNSLLYPEDVPVGSQEFLTLLRRFIKYIQIKYVAGYRFREIPLTFMKRIVMVPEVTKVTRVIEGKPSVTKVTRVIEGGPSVTKVTRVIEGDPSMTKITRVIEGDPSFTKFTRVLEGDPSFTKVTRVVEGDPSFTKVTRVVEGDPSFTKVTRLIEGDPSFTKVTRLIEGEPSLTEVTHVAEGPQTKFITMDVADAEKLTHTIQDGRRVPGKRVQGVPRRRTRMTIQPKTQ; encoded by the exons ATGAAGCTCATATTTGCAGCTGCCTTTGCACTCTTTGCGCTTTCTACCTTTGACCAGGTAGATTCCTCAGCTTATGATAAAATAGTGAGCCACAGCCGCATAAGGGCAAAGAAGCAAGG GCCGAACGTGTGCGCACTCCAGCATGTGTTGGGAACCAAGAAGAAGTACTTTAGTACTTGCCGTAATTGGTACCAAGGAACCATCTGTGGGAAGAAAGC TACTGTTGTCTATGAGTGCTGTCCAGGATACATGAGGCTGGACGGTGTTAATGGCTGTCCTGCTG TTGCTCCCATTGACAATGTGTATGAGACCCTCGGTCTCGTGAATGCAGTCACCACGCAGCAGTACTCGGCCTTGTCCAAACTAAAGGAGGAGATTGAAGGACCAGGATCTTACACCTTCTTTGCCCCCAGTAACGAAGCTTGGGATCTTTTAGATGCG GAAATAAGAGGTGCTTTGGTGAGCAATGTCAACATCGAGCTGTACAATGCTCTTCACTACCATATGGCTAACAAGCGCCTTCTCACCAAAGACCTGAAGAATGGACTCAAGATCAAGTCTATGTACAATGACCTTACTCTCTACATCAACCACTATTCCAATGGT GTGGTTACTGTCAACTGTGCTCGGATCATTCATGGGAACCAGGTGGCCACCAACGGAGTGGTGCATGTCATTGATCGTGTTATCACTGCTGTGGGCAACACCATTCAGGATGTGCTGGATATTGAGGATGATCTGTCTTCTCTGAAT aCTGTAGCTACTAATGCTGGTCTGTTTGAGATGTTGGGCAAGCCTGGCCACTTCACTCTGTTTGCTCCCACCAACGATGCCTTTTCTAAGCTGGACAAAGAAGTATTGGATAGACTTATGGGTAACAAAGGTGCCCTCAAAG CCCTGTTCAATTACCACCTCTTGGACTCGGTCCAGTGCTCAGAAGCTATCATGAGTGGCACCTCATATGAGACCGTGGAGGGCAGCAACATCGAAATTGGCTGCGATGGAGACAGTCTCACCGTTAATGGTGTCAAGATGGTGCTCAAGAAGGACATTGTCACCAGTAATGGAGTTATCCACCTGATTGATCAGGTGCTCATGCCAGACTCAG CTAAGCAGGTGATGGAGCTGATTGACCAGTCACAGTCTACGTTCGGTGATATGGTGTCCGAACTGGGTCTGGCAGCGGCCATGAGACCGCAGGCCGAGTACACGCTTCTGGCTCCCCTCAACGCAGCCTTCAGTG ACGAGGTCTTGTCCACGGACCAGAGTCTCCTGAGAATCATTCTCGAGAACCACATCCTGAAGAAGAAGATTGTGTTGAGTCAGCTGTTTAATGGCCAGCGTCTGGAGACTCTGGGGGGAAAGTTCCTCCGGGTGTTCGTGTACCGCACG GCTGTGTGCATTGAGAACGCCTGTCTGATCCGAGGAAGCAAAGAGGGACACAACGGCGCTCTCCATCTCATGAAGATTCTGCTCAAACCAGCTGAATCTAACATGTACCAAATACTGGTTAAACGTGGAGGCTTCAG AATCTTTTTGTCTCTGATGGAGGCGGCTGGTCTGACTGATTTGCTGAAGCAGGAGGGAGAATTCACACTGTTTGCTCCAAGCGATGAGGCTCTTGCTGGACTCACTGAAAGAGATATCAACATTCTGAAGA GTGATCCCAATGCCCTCAGAGCCATCCTGCTCTATCACTTCAGCAAAGGTATTTTCATCGGTGGAGGCTTGGAGTCCGGAGTCACTAATCTACTAAAATCTCTTCAAGGCACTAACCTCAAAGTCTTGTCT GGGAAAGATGGCATGAAGGTGAACTCTGTGCAAGTTCTCGACTCTGATCTTATGGCTTTAAACGGAGTCATTCATGTCACCAATAGCCTTCTGTACCCTGAAG ATGTTCCTGTTGGAAGCCAGGAATTCCTCACACTGCTGAGACGGTTCATCAAGTACATTCAGATCAAG TATGTAGCAGGCTACAGATTTAGGGAGATTCCTCTGACATTCATGA AGAGAATCGTCATGG TTCCCGAAGTCACTAAAGTGACCAGAGTCATTGAGGGGAAACCGTCTGTTACAAAAGTTACACGTGTTATCGAGGGAGGACCAAGCGTTACCAAGGTGACAAGAGTCATCGAGGGAGATCCAAGCATGACCAAGATTACGAGGGTCATCGAAGGTGACCCGTCTTTCACCAAATTTACAAGAGTCCTGGAAGGTGACCCGTCTTTCACCAAGGTTACAAGAGTCGTGGAAGGTGACCCGTCTTTCACCAAGGTTACAAGAGTCGTGGAAGGTGACCCGTCTTTCACCAAGGTTACAAGACTCATCGAAGGTGACCCGTCTTTCACCAAGGTTACAAGACTCATCGAAGGGGAGCCTTCTCTTACCGAAGTGACCCACGTTGCTGAAG GGCCTCAGACAAAGTTTATTACTATGGATGTTGCAGATGCTGAGAAACTTACCCACACCATTCAGG atgGAAGACGAGTGCCAGGAAAGCGTGTGCAAG GTGTACCCAGAAGGAGAACCAGGATGACTATCCAACCTAAGACTCAGTGA